A genomic segment from Glycine soja cultivar W05 chromosome 18, ASM419377v2, whole genome shotgun sequence encodes:
- the LOC114395961 gene encoding uncharacterized protein LOC114395961 — protein MIMDKASKHQICSKLCSNLSTFPSIIMVLVLVSFYIFFSIPKSFPFLLTIPIALLSTMFIVTLTKTKGFQNENQFQDEQQKEELHPSLDVTHTEVNQQSEPDENHEQQAEPHSDYSFPTDSESSNFSIMDGTFELNVQEHRLQEDLQSDYSLPSDSESSDGSIMGGSFEMDHIGNQNEDIISASLDSDDDYEEDEDEEEDSLIEINLPSSHFSDLIEDPKQKLQSKLSDSIFKQQGLMEFLADINDMIEDENLIEIDISMGSINNPDFRLKQELAYFQDE, from the coding sequence ATGATCATGGATAAAGCAAGTAAGCATCAAATTTGTTCCAAGCTATGTTCCAATTTAAGCACTTTCCCATCTATCATTATGGTTCTTGTTCTGgtctcattttatattttcttttcaattcctAAATCCTTCCCTTTCCTTCTTACAATACCAATTGCCCTTTTATCTACCATGTTTATTGTCACACTGACAAAGACAAAAGGGtttcaaaatgaaaatcaattccAAGATGAGCAGCAGAAAGAGGAGCTGCACCCTTCGCTTGATGTCACTCACACTGAGGTAAATCAACAAAGTGAacctgatgagaatcatgagcAGCAAGCTGAACCACATTCAGACTATTCATTTCCAACAGATAGTGAAAGCAGCAATTTCTCAATCATGGATGGAACTTTTGAGCTCAATGTTCAAGAGCATAGGCTACAAGAAGATTTGCAATCAGATTATTCACTTCCATCAGATAGTGAAAGCAGTGATGGCTCAATAATGGGGGGAAGTTTTGAGATGGAtcacattggaaatcaaaatgAGGATATTATATCTGCTAGCTTGgattctgatgatgattatGAGGAAGATGAGGATGAGGAAGAGGATAGCTTGATTGAAATCAACCTTCCAAGCAGCCACTTCTCTGACTTGATTGAAGATCCTAAGCAAAAATTGCAATCCAAGTTGTCAGATTCCATTTTCAAGCAGCAAGGCCTAATGGAGTTCTTAGCAGATATTAATGACATGATTGAGGATGAAAACTTGATTGAGATTGATATTTCCATGGGATCCATCAATAATCCAGATTTCAGATTGAAGCAGGAGTTGGCATATTTTCAAGATGAATGA